TAAAAGACTCCATACCCTTTTCTCTAGCTAAGTGAATGAGTTGTGTCAACATTAACTTTCCTATTCCTTGATTTCTATTTTCCTTACGTACTGCTACATTGGTTATTTGCCCTTCCCCTGCAATCCCCCACACACCGCAATAGCCAACAACTTCATCATTATCCACTACCACTAGATAAAGATTATTTTCACTTTTCGTCTCATTTAAAAAACTTTCAGCACTCCAAGGACTAGAAAATGTATCATTTTCTATTATAACTACTTCTGGGATGTCCCTCTCTTCCATTCTACGAATTATCATAACACACCTTCTATCTAATTCCCTGACTCATTCTTTTGTTTTTCCGCTAATTCTCTCTCAGCTTGGGAAAGTCTAAGATAGGTTGGAACATGTCCCATTGCTGTTTTCATCGTATTTTCATTGTAATACTTAAAGGCAAGAGCTCCAACAGAACCCGCTCTTTGTTTTGCAACATGGCTAGGGGCAAATAAATGTGGAACTGTAACTAATTCTTTGATTTGTTCTTTATAAGCATCTACACCATCTCCGAGAAAAACAACTCTTTTTTCTAATTTATTTACCTTATCTATAATCTCTGGTAATTCTACAACACATTGCTCTTCTAAAACTGTAAACTCACCTTCTTTAAACGCATAAAGGCCAGTATAAACTTGATTTCTTCTGGCATCCATTAACGGACAAATCACAGTGTCAAGAGAAAAAACATTATATGCTAAAGCATCTAATGTAGGTATTTCTATAATTGGTTTATCAAGTGCTAAACCAAGTCCCTTTGCGGTTGCAGAACCAATTCTTAATCCTGTAAAGGACCCTGGCCCTTTGGCAATTGCTATTGCATCTATATTTTTTAGATCTATCTCTAACATTGTTACTATTTCATCTATCATAGGTAATAATGTTTGAGAATGTGTCTTTTTATAATTTACGGTATATTCAGCCAGCATAGCTTCCTCTGTCATAATAGCTACAGAGGCAACAAGACCTGAGCTATCGATTGCTAGTATTGTCATTTTAGTTTCTCCCTTCCTCTTCGATTACTATATTTCGGTAATCAAACCCTTTTGTTAAGTCTTTTTCAATTCGTATATTAGTTCGTTTCTTCGGTATCAATTCTTCGATTAATTCCGCCCATTCTATAAAACAAACACCATTTCCATAAAAATAATCTTCATATCCGATCTCATCCATTTCTGAAAGATCAGAAATACGATAGACATCAAAATGATAAAACGGTATTCTACCTTCATGATATTCTTGTACAATAGTAAATGTAGGACTACTTACTGGCTCATTTATACCAAGCCCTTTTGCGAAACCTTTTGTAAAAACGGTTTTTCCAACTCCTAAGTCCCCATCTAAACAATATATCTCACCTGGCTTTGCCTCTACTCCTAGACGAAACCCAAGCTCAAATGTTTCAGTTTCATTATAACTTTCAAAATTCATACGATCTTTTCACCTCTAATTCCTTAATTTACAATGTTTATCCGCTACGTGCTTCCTAATAAGGTCTTTCACCACTTCTACTTTATCCTCATATTGTTCTTTCGGTAAAATATAGGCTCTCGTAGGTGATAAGTAAATGTAAAAATCTTTTTTTGTCTCTATCACTTTACGTATCTGTTCCCACTCGATCGATAATTTTTCTTCTCCTTGACTAACGAAAACCCCTGGATCATTTATTTTATAATCTAACGGTTTTAAAAACATTGGTGTCAATTTTACCTGTTTTGCTGCCTTATAGTATAAATAAATAGGATTAATAATCGTAAATAGTGCTGCTACTATTAAGAGCATTCCATTACTAACCTTAGAATTACCTCCAGCACCCATTAAATATAAAACAAAGGCACCGCCGCTAATAATAAGATTAATGACACCTGAGATTCCAATATAGGCATGTCTCATAAGAAATCGGTACATATCTTTAACGTTCATCAGTATTTGAAACTTAGCTTCCTGATTCATTCAATCCTCCATGCTGCTGTTAAGCAGATTATTTTTTAGGAAAAGCAATCTTTATGCACCTTCCATATGATAGCATATATTCTTTTATATTCTATCACAATTTTTTTAAATTTTAACAGTTAAATTAAATTTTATTGAAAATACATTCCTAATATACAGTATCTTACAATATTGGCAGATTTATATATAGATAGCAAATTAATTTGGATTTAATTTACTAAAATTAAAAAAGCAGGAAATTAAGAGCCTTTTTCTGCACTCTCAAAATTCCTGCTTTTCATCTTATTTACTCTTTAAGATATAGCTTATTTTTTTATATATTATCATAGTAATAACACTTACCATTGCATATTTAAAAATATTAAATGGCGTTACTCCAAGTAATATAAACGATGACATACCGCTTATTAATTGGTTCTTTTCTGTTCCTGCATCAATAAATGTTGATATTGGAGTCCCCATCACTTCTGCATATTTTGGCAACAACATGTATGCATTTAATATTCCTCCAGCAACAGCAGCAATTAACGTACCAATTCCTAGACCTATGATTGCGTTCTTTCTAGACTTTTTTAAATAA
The Clostridium sp. Marseille-P299 genome window above contains:
- the rimI gene encoding ribosomal protein S18-alanine N-acetyltransferase, whose amino-acid sequence is MIIRRMEERDIPEVVIIENDTFSSPWSAESFLNETKSENNLYLVVVDNDEVVGYCGVWGIAGEGQITNVAVRKENRNQGIGKLMLTQLIHLAREKGMESFTLEVRESNKSALHLYESLGFNSVGGRKDFYTKPTENAVIMWLQE
- the tsaB gene encoding tRNA (adenosine(37)-N6)-threonylcarbamoyltransferase complex dimerization subunit type 1 TsaB, translated to MTILAIDSSGLVASVAIMTEEAMLAEYTVNYKKTHSQTLLPMIDEIVTMLEIDLKNIDAIAIAKGPGSFTGLRIGSATAKGLGLALDKPIIEIPTLDALAYNVFSLDTVICPLMDARRNQVYTGLYAFKEGEFTVLEEQCVVELPEIIDKVNKLEKRVVFLGDGVDAYKEQIKELVTVPHLFAPSHVAKQRAGSVGALAFKYYNENTMKTAMGHVPTYLRLSQAERELAEKQKNESGN
- the tsaE gene encoding tRNA (adenosine(37)-N6)-threonylcarbamoyltransferase complex ATPase subunit type 1 TsaE: MNFESYNETETFELGFRLGVEAKPGEIYCLDGDLGVGKTVFTKGFAKGLGINEPVSSPTFTIVQEYHEGRIPFYHFDVYRISDLSEMDEIGYEDYFYGNGVCFIEWAELIEELIPKKRTNIRIEKDLTKGFDYRNIVIEEEGRN
- a CDS encoding YcxB family protein, translated to MNQEAKFQILMNVKDMYRFLMRHAYIGISGVINLIISGGAFVLYLMGAGGNSKVSNGMLLIVAALFTIINPIYLYYKAAKQVKLTPMFLKPLDYKINDPGVFVSQGEEKLSIEWEQIRKVIETKKDFYIYLSPTRAYILPKEQYEDKVEVVKDLIRKHVADKHCKLRN